In Arthrobacter sp. UKPF54-2, the following are encoded in one genomic region:
- a CDS encoding DeoR/GlpR family DNA-binding transcription regulator, producing MFAEERQQLIVELVAASGRASVTDLAERFNITTETVRRDLAALETAGTVRRVHGGAVSPERLSTTEESILERTVQRQSEKTRIAKAALDLIPQGRAGSVLIDAGSTTEALAEMLAARTAGAGAGPAGAGPAAAGGPSGPAAGEAELVVITHALPIAAKLSGEPGIALHLLGGKVRGLTQAAVGQSTVEAARRIRPDIAFIGTNGISAAFGLSTPDPEEAAVKAAFVHSARRIVVLADASKLDAETLVQFASLKDLDTVITDTNPSPDLAAALADAGVEVVVA from the coding sequence GTGTTCGCCGAGGAACGCCAGCAACTGATCGTGGAGCTCGTCGCCGCCAGCGGCCGGGCCAGCGTCACCGACCTCGCCGAGCGTTTCAACATCACCACCGAAACCGTCCGCCGCGACCTGGCCGCCCTCGAGACCGCCGGCACTGTCCGCCGGGTCCATGGCGGCGCCGTCTCACCGGAGCGCCTCAGTACCACGGAAGAAAGCATCCTCGAACGCACGGTGCAGCGGCAGAGCGAGAAGACCCGGATCGCCAAGGCCGCCCTTGACCTCATTCCCCAGGGCCGCGCCGGAAGCGTCCTGATCGACGCCGGCTCTACCACCGAGGCCCTGGCCGAGATGCTCGCGGCACGGACCGCGGGGGCCGGCGCGGGCCCGGCCGGAGCGGGCCCCGCAGCAGCGGGCGGCCCGTCGGGGCCGGCCGCCGGTGAAGCGGAGCTCGTCGTTATCACCCACGCACTGCCCATCGCCGCGAAGCTCTCCGGCGAGCCCGGCATCGCGCTGCACCTGCTGGGCGGCAAGGTCCGCGGCCTGACCCAGGCCGCCGTCGGGCAGTCCACCGTGGAAGCGGCCCGCCGGATCCGGCCCGACATCGCGTTCATCGGCACCAACGGCATTTCCGCGGCCTTCGGGCTGAGCACTCCCGATCCTGAAGAAGCAGCCGTCAAGGCCGCCTTCGTCCATTCAGCGCGCCGCATTGTGGTGCTGGCTGATGCCTCCAAACTGGACGCCGAGACGCTGGTCCAGTTCGCCTCCCTGAAAGATCTGGACACCGTGATCACAGACACGAACCCCAGCCCGGACCTCGCCGCGGCCCTCGCCGACGCCGGAGTGGAGGTGGTGGTCGCATGA
- a CDS encoding 1-phosphofructokinase family hexose kinase, with amino-acid sequence MIVTLTANPSLDRTVALPGPLLRGEVQRATSVRQESGGKGVNVSRALVASGLKTVAVLPGAEADPVLAGLRENGVPFAALPIGEPLRSNVALTEPGGVTTKINEPGPVLNTEQQEALIGLLLDSARGASWVVLAGSLPPGVPADFYATVTRRLRSLHDGTEAPLIAVDSSGEPLAAAISGDPLGRPDLLKPNAEELAELAAAAGFATDKSAEELEADPEAAAAAAAAVVRSGVGAVLATLGSKGAVLVTADGAWLATHPPVKAVSTVGAGDSSLAGYLLAASQGAAPADCLRQAVAHGAAAASLPGSTVPAVHQTTPAAVTITALKKD; translated from the coding sequence ATGATCGTCACCCTCACGGCCAACCCCAGCCTGGACCGCACCGTGGCGCTGCCCGGGCCCCTGCTCCGCGGCGAAGTCCAGCGTGCAACCTCGGTCCGGCAGGAATCCGGCGGCAAGGGCGTCAACGTCTCCCGCGCCCTCGTGGCCTCCGGACTCAAGACCGTCGCGGTGCTTCCCGGCGCCGAGGCCGACCCGGTCCTTGCCGGGCTGCGCGAAAACGGCGTGCCCTTCGCCGCCCTCCCCATCGGCGAGCCGCTGCGCAGCAACGTGGCCCTCACCGAGCCCGGCGGCGTCACCACCAAGATCAACGAACCCGGCCCGGTCCTGAATACGGAGCAGCAGGAGGCCCTGATCGGTCTGCTGCTGGATTCGGCCCGCGGCGCCAGCTGGGTCGTGCTGGCCGGATCGCTCCCACCCGGAGTCCCGGCCGACTTCTACGCCACCGTCACCCGGCGGCTGCGTTCCCTGCACGACGGCACCGAGGCACCCCTCATCGCCGTCGACTCCTCCGGCGAACCGCTCGCCGCCGCAATCTCCGGGGATCCCCTCGGGAGGCCGGACCTGCTTAAACCCAATGCCGAGGAACTGGCGGAACTGGCTGCCGCAGCCGGCTTCGCCACGGACAAGTCCGCCGAGGAACTCGAAGCGGATCCGGAGGCTGCCGCGGCAGCCGCCGCCGCAGTCGTGCGTTCCGGAGTGGGTGCGGTACTCGCCACCCTCGGTTCCAAGGGTGCGGTGCTTGTGACGGCCGACGGCGCGTGGCTGGCCACGCACCCGCCGGTCAAGGCGGTCAGTACGGTCGGCGCCGGCGATTCCTCGCTTGCCGGCTACCTGCTCGCCGCCAGCCAGGGCGCCGCCCCGGCCGATTGCCTGCGTCAGGCGGTGGCCCACGGGGCCGCCGCTGCCTCCCTGCCCGGGTCGACCGTCCCGGCAGTGCACCAAACCACCCCCGCCGCCGTAACCATCACGGCCCTGAAGAAGGATTGA
- a CDS encoding fructose-specific PTS transporter subunit EIIC, whose protein sequence is MTQLITTELVELDQNLGTSPEDVIRHLAGRVAANGRATEVEGLFADAFARESKTATGVPGGIAIPHCRSTAVTEATLAMARLSQPVDFGAKDGPADLIFFIAAPEGADQDHLKLLSKLARSLIKKDFTAALRAAATQAEVVELVEGALADKPAAHAAAPAAAAVGTAAGSTPAAAGAPRAKRLVAVTACPTGIAHTYMAADSLVAAAKEAGVDLQVETQGSSGAKALDPAVIAAADAVIFAVDVDVRGKERFAGKPVINAPVKRGIDEPEKMVEEALAAADNPNARRVPHFGAEEQAQHEAEEKGEHIGQKLKKALLTGVSYMIPFVAGGGLLIALGFLMGGYLITKYADTIVVQNSLFNLPTEFPDNAWGPLGAYLGAVLFKIGALSLGFLVPALAGYIAYAIADRPGIAPGFVAGAVAGFMGAGFLGGIVGGLLAGYVALMIGRLQVPRWLRGLMPVVIIPLLASLVASGLMFLILGGPIVAITKGLNGWLSGLTGASAIALGVILGLMMCFDLGGPVNKVAYAFAVAGLGAASMDNQAPWQIMAAVMASGMVPPLAMALASTVLNKKLFSLAEQENGKAAWLLGASFISEGAIPFAAADPLRVIPASMLGGAVTGAMSMAFGVGSKAPHGGFFVFFAIDNFLMFFVSIAVGAVVSAFAVIALKRWAVKKTVDTVEPVPVTV, encoded by the coding sequence GTGACCCAGCTCATTACTACCGAACTGGTCGAGCTCGACCAGAATCTCGGCACATCGCCCGAGGACGTGATCCGGCACCTGGCAGGCAGAGTTGCGGCCAACGGACGCGCCACCGAAGTCGAAGGCCTCTTCGCCGACGCCTTCGCCCGGGAATCCAAGACCGCCACCGGTGTGCCCGGCGGCATCGCGATTCCGCACTGCCGCTCGACGGCCGTCACCGAGGCCACCCTGGCCATGGCACGGCTGTCCCAGCCGGTCGATTTCGGCGCCAAGGACGGCCCCGCGGACCTGATCTTCTTTATCGCGGCCCCCGAAGGCGCGGACCAGGACCACCTCAAGCTGCTCTCCAAGCTGGCCCGCTCGCTGATCAAAAAGGACTTCACCGCCGCCCTGCGGGCCGCCGCCACCCAGGCCGAGGTGGTGGAACTGGTCGAGGGCGCCCTCGCCGACAAGCCCGCAGCCCACGCCGCCGCACCGGCAGCCGCCGCGGTCGGGACAGCCGCCGGGTCAACACCCGCAGCCGCCGGGGCTCCCCGCGCCAAGCGCCTCGTCGCCGTCACCGCCTGCCCCACCGGCATCGCCCACACCTACATGGCCGCCGACTCGCTCGTGGCCGCGGCCAAGGAAGCCGGCGTGGACCTGCAGGTGGAGACCCAGGGATCCTCCGGCGCGAAGGCCTTGGACCCGGCCGTGATCGCCGCCGCCGACGCCGTGATCTTCGCCGTCGACGTCGACGTCCGCGGCAAGGAGCGCTTCGCCGGCAAGCCCGTGATCAACGCCCCGGTCAAACGCGGCATCGACGAGCCGGAGAAGATGGTCGAGGAGGCCCTCGCTGCGGCGGACAACCCCAACGCCCGGCGCGTGCCGCACTTCGGCGCGGAGGAACAGGCCCAGCACGAGGCCGAGGAAAAGGGCGAGCACATCGGCCAGAAGCTCAAGAAGGCACTGCTCACCGGCGTCAGCTACATGATCCCGTTCGTGGCGGGCGGCGGCCTGCTGATTGCCCTCGGCTTCCTGATGGGCGGGTACCTGATCACGAAGTATGCGGACACGATCGTCGTCCAGAACAGCCTCTTCAACCTGCCCACCGAGTTCCCGGACAACGCCTGGGGCCCGCTTGGCGCCTACCTCGGCGCGGTGCTGTTCAAGATCGGCGCCCTGTCCCTCGGGTTCCTCGTCCCGGCCCTGGCCGGCTACATCGCCTACGCCATCGCCGACCGCCCCGGCATCGCGCCGGGCTTCGTCGCCGGTGCGGTGGCAGGCTTTATGGGCGCCGGCTTCCTCGGCGGCATCGTTGGCGGCCTGCTCGCAGGCTACGTCGCCCTCATGATCGGCAGGCTCCAGGTGCCGCGCTGGCTGCGCGGCCTGATGCCGGTGGTCATCATCCCGCTGCTGGCCTCCCTGGTCGCGTCCGGATTGATGTTCCTGATCCTGGGCGGCCCGATCGTCGCGATCACCAAGGGCCTGAACGGCTGGCTGTCCGGCCTCACGGGTGCCAGCGCCATCGCCCTCGGCGTGATCCTGGGCCTGATGATGTGCTTCGACCTCGGCGGGCCGGTCAACAAGGTCGCCTACGCCTTCGCCGTCGCCGGCCTCGGCGCCGCGAGCATGGACAACCAGGCACCGTGGCAGATCATGGCCGCCGTGATGGCGTCCGGCATGGTTCCGCCGCTGGCCATGGCCTTGGCTTCCACCGTCCTGAACAAGAAGCTCTTCAGCCTCGCCGAACAGGAAAACGGCAAGGCGGCCTGGCTGCTGGGGGCGTCCTTCATCTCCGAAGGCGCCATCCCCTTCGCCGCCGCGGACCCGCTGCGCGTGATCCCGGCCAGCATGCTGGGCGGGGCCGTCACGGGGGCGATGTCGATGGCATTCGGCGTCGGTTCCAAGGCACCGCACGGCGGGTTCTTCGTCTTCTTCGCGATCGACAACTTCCTGATGTTCTTTGTCTCCATCGCGGTGGGAGCGGTTGTGTCGGCCTTCGCCGTGATCGCGCTCAAGCGCTGGGCAGTCAAGAAGACCGTTGATACGGTGGAACCGGTTCCCGTAACCGTCTGA
- a CDS encoding HPr family phosphocarrier protein, which translates to MTERNATIASRVGLHARPAAIFAEAAGEFDLEITIARLGEPEDEAMDAASILSLMSLGASHGEVVVLRAEGDGADAALERLVQILETDHDAE; encoded by the coding sequence ATGACCGAACGTAACGCCACCATTGCCAGCCGCGTCGGGCTGCACGCCCGCCCGGCCGCCATCTTTGCCGAGGCTGCAGGCGAGTTCGATCTCGAAATCACCATCGCCCGGCTCGGCGAACCGGAGGACGAGGCCATGGACGCCGCCAGCATCCTGTCCCTGATGAGCCTGGGCGCCTCGCACGGCGAGGTTGTGGTGTTGCGTGCCGAGGGCGACGGCGCCGACGCCGCCCTCGAGCGCCTGGTCCAGATCCTCGAAACGGACCACGACGCCGAATAG
- a CDS encoding SRPBCC family protein — protein MASVQESIEVDVPVSTAYNQWTQFETFPRFMKGVEAVEQIDETSLQFRTDIAGVRREYLAQITEQEPDRRIAWVSTDKPRNAGTVTFEPLGAERARVNVELEWEPEGVVEKAGSAVGADSRQVSADLGRFKEFIESRGIETGEWRSSVDRGEVDDVDPAAGEPR, from the coding sequence ATGGCAAGCGTGCAGGAAAGCATCGAAGTCGACGTTCCCGTGTCCACCGCGTACAACCAGTGGACCCAGTTCGAGACCTTCCCGAGGTTTATGAAGGGGGTCGAGGCCGTGGAGCAGATCGACGAGACCTCCCTGCAGTTCCGCACCGACATCGCCGGGGTGCGGCGCGAATACCTGGCCCAGATCACCGAGCAGGAACCGGACCGCAGGATCGCCTGGGTCAGCACGGACAAGCCCCGCAACGCCGGCACCGTCACCTTTGAACCCCTCGGCGCGGAGCGGGCCCGCGTTAACGTCGAACTCGAGTGGGAGCCCGAGGGCGTGGTGGAGAAGGCCGGTTCCGCCGTCGGGGCGGACAGCCGCCAGGTCAGCGCGGACCTCGGCCGCTTCAAGGAGTTCATCGAATCCCGCGGCATCGAAACCGGTGAATGGCGTTCCTCCGTTGACCGCGGCGAGGTTGACGACGTCGACCCCGCAGCCGGCGAGCCGCGGTAG
- a CDS encoding Rho termination factor N-terminal domain-containing protein, translating into MPAKKGAPQGSESPSIKDPEMYEALLEDGASKQKAARISNAAARRGRSAVGRKGGESGDYEDWTVPQLKKKAKEIGLKGYSAKKKSELISALRNS; encoded by the coding sequence ATGCCCGCCAAGAAGGGTGCGCCGCAGGGTTCCGAGAGTCCCAGCATCAAGGACCCGGAAATGTACGAGGCCCTGCTGGAAGACGGCGCCTCCAAACAGAAGGCGGCCCGGATTTCCAACGCCGCCGCTAGGCGTGGCCGGTCCGCCGTGGGCCGCAAGGGCGGCGAATCCGGCGACTACGAGGACTGGACCGTCCCGCAGCTGAAGAAAAAGGCCAAGGAGATCGGCCTCAAGGGCTACTCGGCCAAGAAAAAGAGCGAACTGATCTCCGCTCTGCGGAACTCCTGA
- a CDS encoding Ku protein, translating to MRAIWKGAIAFGLVNVPVKVYSATEDHDISLHQVHNADGGRIRYQRRCEVCSEIIDYEDIDKAYEEDGRTVILSREELKSIPAENSHEIEVVQFVPAEQLDPMTFEKSYYLEPDAKSPKAYVLLRRALEDTDRVAIVQFALREKSRLGALRIRGDVLVLQGLLWADEVREASFPALEASVRISAQEREMSAALVDSMAADFEPEQFTDDYQIQLRQLIEAKLEQGESLDTEATFGAPAAEPGTGEVIDLMEALKRSIERKRGAAAGDSGADGADGGSKAKAGGAKSPRSAAAPKAAAKTAASTSAKSTAKAASGGASGGAGTAAKPAAKAAAKTTAAKTTAAKATASKTPAAKTPAAKTARKGA from the coding sequence ATGAGAGCCATCTGGAAAGGCGCGATCGCGTTCGGCCTGGTCAACGTCCCCGTCAAGGTCTACAGCGCCACCGAGGACCACGACATCAGCCTGCACCAGGTCCACAACGCCGACGGCGGCCGGATCCGCTACCAGCGCCGGTGCGAGGTCTGCAGCGAGATCATCGACTACGAGGACATCGACAAGGCCTACGAGGAGGACGGCCGCACGGTGATCCTCAGCCGCGAGGAGCTCAAGTCCATCCCGGCGGAGAACAGCCACGAGATCGAGGTGGTGCAGTTTGTCCCCGCCGAGCAGCTGGACCCGATGACGTTTGAGAAGAGCTACTACCTCGAACCGGATGCCAAGTCGCCGAAGGCCTACGTGCTGCTCCGCCGGGCGTTGGAGGACACTGACCGGGTGGCCATTGTGCAGTTCGCGCTGCGGGAGAAGAGCCGGCTCGGGGCGCTCCGGATCCGCGGCGACGTACTGGTGCTGCAGGGCCTGCTCTGGGCCGACGAGGTGCGCGAGGCGAGTTTCCCCGCGCTCGAGGCCAGCGTGCGGATCTCGGCCCAGGAACGGGAAATGTCCGCCGCCCTGGTGGACTCGATGGCGGCCGACTTCGAACCCGAGCAGTTCACGGACGACTACCAGATCCAGCTGCGGCAGCTGATCGAGGCCAAGCTCGAGCAGGGCGAATCCCTGGACACGGAGGCGACTTTCGGCGCACCGGCGGCGGAGCCCGGAACCGGCGAGGTGATCGACCTGATGGAGGCGCTCAAACGCAGCATCGAGCGCAAACGTGGTGCGGCCGCCGGCGACTCCGGGGCAGACGGCGCTGACGGCGGGAGCAAAGCCAAGGCCGGCGGGGCCAAGTCGCCCCGGTCCGCTGCTGCCCCCAAGGCAGCGGCCAAGACTGCGGCGAGCACCTCGGCCAAGTCCACTGCCAAGGCTGCCTCCGGCGGTGCCTCCGGCGGTGCCGGGACGGCGGCCAAACCGGCCGCGAAGGCCGCCGCCAAGACCACAGCTGCGAAGACCACCGCTGCCAAGGCCACCGCGTCCAAAACCCCTGCCGCGAAGACTCCGGCCGCCAAAACGGCGCGCAAGGGCGCCTGA
- a CDS encoding ATP-dependent DNA ligase: MAEGKERVRVDGRELVLTNLDKVMYPETGTTKADVLAYYAAVAPVLIPAAANRPATRKRWVHGVGTADAPGEMFFQKNLDHSTPGWVPRAAITHKERTIQYPLVNDPATLTWLAQIAALEIHVPQWRVDPHGNALPPDRLVLDLDPGDGAGLAECVEVAKLARSILVDVGLEPVPVTSGSKGIHLYAALDGTQSSDQVSDFAHELARALEADHPELAVSDMKKTLRTGKVLVDWSQNSAAKTTIVPYSLRGRLRPTVAAPRTWRELASASLRQLDYREVMQRVKAGKDPFAVISGGAHGGTSSGASNGAGADAPAELDGGGTDPRLEEYRAKRDAAATPEPFTADRHRSRNDGGTLRESFVIQEHHASRLHYDFRLERDGVLVSWALPKGVPTTKTKNHLAVQTEDHPLDYADFEGTIPKGQYGAGAVSIWDRGSYECEKWIAGKEVIATLTGDPDGGLGGTRRFALIHTGQATDQWLIHLMDTPGQGHTPTPGDAPADGTATRADGTPAASTASAPDRAQDPAPDPAELAPMLASAGTPADLADKNWQFELKWDGVRALVLGDSQRIRLISRNGNDMSASYPELTDRGCWPPQDFAADGEIIAVGRSGRPDFGLLQGRMKLSKAADVAKARAATPVRLMLFDLLTEGGEDLRRRPLRERRKRLEAFAAAGFRAGNQEDSCPVELSEVIDADVGHLLESAQELGLEGVMAKRTGGRYVGRRSRSWLKLKFEKTQEVVVGGWRPGNGGRRDSVGSLLLGIPDGKTLRYVGRVGSGFSTRELQELRRQLDAIPRKTSPFSEVPAEDAADARWVSARLVGEVTFGDWTSSGKLRHPVWRGWRLDKAPADVVAEHG, translated from the coding sequence TTGGCTGAGGGCAAGGAACGCGTCCGGGTCGACGGCCGGGAGCTGGTGCTGACCAACCTGGACAAGGTCATGTATCCGGAGACCGGAACCACCAAAGCAGACGTCCTGGCCTACTACGCCGCGGTGGCGCCGGTACTGATCCCGGCGGCCGCGAACCGGCCGGCCACCCGGAAACGCTGGGTCCACGGCGTGGGCACCGCGGACGCACCCGGCGAGATGTTCTTCCAGAAGAACCTGGACCACTCCACGCCGGGCTGGGTGCCGCGCGCCGCCATCACCCACAAGGAACGCACCATCCAGTACCCGCTGGTCAACGATCCGGCCACGCTCACCTGGCTGGCCCAGATCGCGGCCTTGGAGATCCACGTGCCGCAGTGGCGGGTGGACCCGCACGGCAACGCCCTGCCGCCGGACCGGCTGGTGCTGGACCTTGACCCCGGCGACGGCGCCGGCCTGGCCGAATGTGTGGAGGTCGCTAAACTCGCCCGCAGCATCCTGGTGGACGTGGGCCTGGAGCCGGTCCCGGTGACCAGCGGCAGCAAGGGCATCCATCTCTACGCCGCGCTGGACGGCACCCAAAGCTCGGACCAGGTCTCGGACTTCGCGCACGAACTCGCCCGCGCCCTCGAGGCGGACCACCCGGAGCTCGCCGTGAGCGACATGAAAAAGACCCTGCGCACCGGCAAGGTGCTGGTGGACTGGAGCCAGAACAGCGCCGCGAAGACCACGATCGTGCCCTATTCGCTGCGCGGCAGGCTGCGGCCCACGGTGGCGGCTCCGCGGACCTGGCGCGAACTCGCTTCGGCCTCGCTGCGCCAGCTGGACTACCGGGAGGTGATGCAGCGGGTGAAGGCCGGCAAGGACCCGTTCGCGGTCATCTCCGGCGGCGCGCACGGCGGCACCTCCAGCGGCGCCTCCAACGGCGCCGGGGCTGACGCCCCCGCGGAGCTCGACGGCGGCGGCACCGACCCCCGGCTGGAGGAATACCGCGCCAAACGGGACGCGGCGGCCACCCCTGAACCGTTCACGGCGGACCGGCACCGGAGCCGGAACGACGGCGGCACCCTCCGGGAAAGCTTCGTCATCCAAGAGCACCACGCCAGCCGGCTGCACTACGACTTCCGCCTCGAGCGCGACGGCGTGCTGGTGTCCTGGGCGCTGCCCAAAGGGGTCCCCACCACCAAAACCAAAAACCACCTCGCGGTCCAGACCGAGGACCACCCGCTGGACTACGCGGACTTTGAGGGCACCATCCCCAAGGGCCAGTACGGCGCCGGCGCCGTCAGCATCTGGGACCGCGGCTCCTACGAATGCGAGAAATGGATCGCCGGCAAGGAAGTCATCGCCACCCTCACCGGGGACCCGGACGGCGGGCTGGGCGGGACCCGGCGGTTCGCGCTGATCCACACCGGCCAGGCCACCGACCAGTGGCTCATCCACCTCATGGACACGCCGGGGCAGGGCCACACACCCACCCCCGGGGACGCTCCGGCGGACGGGACGGCCACCCGGGCCGACGGCACCCCCGCCGCAAGCACCGCCTCTGCCCCGGATCGAGCGCAGGATCCCGCCCCGGATCCGGCGGAGCTCGCACCGATGCTGGCCAGCGCCGGAACCCCCGCGGACCTGGCGGACAAGAACTGGCAGTTCGAGCTCAAATGGGACGGCGTCCGCGCCCTGGTCCTGGGCGACTCGCAACGGATCCGGCTGATCAGCCGCAACGGCAACGACATGTCCGCCAGCTACCCGGAGCTCACCGACCGCGGCTGCTGGCCCCCGCAGGACTTCGCCGCCGACGGCGAGATCATCGCCGTCGGCCGGTCGGGAAGGCCCGACTTCGGGCTGCTGCAGGGGCGGATGAAACTCAGCAAGGCCGCCGACGTCGCGAAGGCGCGGGCCGCCACCCCGGTGCGCCTGATGCTTTTCGACCTGCTCACCGAGGGCGGCGAGGACCTCCGGCGCCGCCCGCTGCGGGAGCGGCGGAAACGCCTCGAAGCGTTCGCCGCGGCAGGCTTCCGGGCCGGCAACCAGGAAGATTCCTGCCCGGTGGAACTCTCCGAGGTGATCGACGCCGACGTCGGGCACCTCCTGGAGAGCGCGCAGGAGCTCGGGCTCGAGGGGGTGATGGCCAAGCGCACCGGCGGACGCTACGTGGGGCGGCGGAGCCGGTCCTGGCTCAAGCTGAAGTTCGAGAAGACCCAGGAGGTGGTGGTCGGCGGCTGGCGGCCCGGCAACGGCGGCCGCCGCGACTCGGTCGGCTCGCTACTGCTGGGCATCCCGGACGGGAAGACACTGCGCTACGTGGGCCGGGTGGGCAGCGGATTTTCCACCCGTGAACTCCAAGAGCTGCGCCGGCAGCTGGACGCCATCCCCCGCAAGACCTCCCCCTTCAGCGAGGTCCCCGCGGAGGACGCCGCCGACGCCCGGTGGGTCTCCGCCAGGCTGGTGGGTGAGGTCACCTTCGGCGACTGGACCTCCAGCGGGAAGCTCCGCCACCCGGTCTGGCGGGGCTGGCGCCTGGACAAGGCGCCGGCCGACGTCGTCGCCGAACATGGCTGA
- a CDS encoding GNAT family N-acetyltransferase produces the protein MDYTLRHATADDADALVRMHTLAHEQCYATQLPSAFFAARRANILDRIERRRPHLDSAEPRIIAVDASGAIIGFADAGPGRDADRPCDLELYSLYTLAPAYGTGLGAALLTAALGDSPAYLWVLEENPRARAFYAKHGFVPDGERKLLPPEWSELPEIRLTRPATPR, from the coding sequence ATGGATTACACGCTTCGCCACGCCACCGCCGACGATGCGGATGCGCTGGTTCGGATGCACACCCTGGCGCACGAGCAGTGCTACGCCACCCAGCTGCCCTCGGCGTTCTTTGCGGCCCGGCGCGCCAACATCCTCGACCGGATCGAACGGCGCCGCCCGCACCTGGACAGCGCCGAACCCCGGATCATCGCCGTGGACGCCAGCGGCGCCATCATTGGGTTCGCCGACGCCGGACCGGGCCGGGACGCGGACAGGCCCTGCGATCTGGAGCTGTACTCCCTCTACACACTGGCCCCGGCCTACGGCACCGGACTGGGCGCCGCGCTGCTGACGGCCGCCCTCGGCGACTCCCCCGCGTACCTGTGGGTGCTGGAAGAGAACCCCCGCGCCCGGGCCTTCTACGCCAAGCACGGGTTCGTGCCCGACGGGGAGCGGAAACTGCTGCCGCCCGAGTGGTCCGAGCTGCCCGAAATACGCCTGACCCGGCCGGCGACGCCCCGGTAG
- a CDS encoding MFS transporter: MPKDRSTTDSSAGVLNAGGTNQGAPRGAKKPRLRRRRLRESDVNVVDQPMLKKALGGTIVGNTMEWYDVGVFGYLITTMGPVFLPEADKSVQTLFLLGTFAATFIARPLGGVVFGWLGDKIGRQKVLAATLMIMAASTFAVGLLPGYAQIGIWAAVLLVLFKVIQGFSTGGEYAGATTFVSEYAPDKRRGFFASFLDMGSYLGFAAGAALVSVLQLTLGQDTMEQWGWRIPFLLAGPLGLIAVYFRSKIEESPQFQATLDAQENLAKDATAADAAASKGPVGIVKAYWRSIIVAMILVAAANTAGYALTSYMPTYLTESKGYDEVHGTLLTIPVLVIMSLCIPLTGKLSDRIGRRPVLWIGALSTVVLAAPAFLLIGVGEIWSTLAGLALIAFPVTFYVANLASALPAQFPTASRYGAMGIAYNFSVAIFGGTTPFIVAALINATGNDMMPAYYLMATSAIGAVAIYFLKESAQMPLPGSMPSVDTQAEARELVETQDENPLIDLEHMDMPLTPAEATDGDAGKVPAPA; encoded by the coding sequence ATGCCCAAAGACCGAAGCACCACCGACTCTTCAGCCGGCGTTTTGAACGCTGGCGGAACTAACCAAGGCGCACCCAGGGGCGCTAAGAAACCACGGCTGCGCCGTCGTCGGCTCCGTGAGTCCGACGTCAACGTTGTCGACCAGCCCATGCTGAAGAAAGCGCTCGGCGGCACCATCGTGGGTAACACCATGGAGTGGTACGACGTCGGTGTATTCGGCTACCTGATCACCACCATGGGTCCGGTCTTCCTGCCGGAAGCGGACAAGTCCGTCCAGACCCTGTTCCTGCTCGGCACCTTCGCCGCCACTTTCATCGCCCGCCCGCTCGGCGGCGTCGTGTTCGGCTGGCTTGGCGACAAGATCGGCCGGCAGAAGGTTCTCGCCGCCACCCTGATGATCATGGCAGCCAGCACGTTCGCCGTCGGCCTCCTGCCCGGCTACGCGCAGATCGGCATCTGGGCCGCGGTCCTGCTGGTCCTGTTCAAGGTGATCCAGGGCTTCTCCACTGGCGGCGAGTACGCCGGTGCCACCACCTTCGTGAGCGAGTACGCCCCGGACAAACGGCGCGGATTCTTTGCCAGCTTCCTGGACATGGGCAGCTACCTCGGCTTCGCCGCCGGTGCCGCCCTGGTGTCCGTGCTGCAGCTCACCCTCGGCCAGGACACGATGGAGCAGTGGGGCTGGCGCATTCCGTTCCTGCTGGCCGGTCCGCTTGGCCTGATCGCCGTGTACTTCCGGAGCAAGATCGAGGAATCCCCCCAGTTCCAGGCCACCCTGGACGCGCAGGAGAACCTCGCCAAGGACGCTACCGCCGCTGACGCGGCCGCGTCCAAGGGCCCGGTCGGCATCGTGAAGGCCTACTGGCGCTCCATCATCGTCGCCATGATCCTGGTCGCCGCGGCCAACACCGCCGGCTACGCCCTGACGTCGTACATGCCGACCTACCTGACCGAGTCCAAGGGCTACGACGAGGTGCACGGCACGCTGCTGACCATCCCCGTGCTGGTGATTATGAGCCTCTGCATCCCGCTGACCGGCAAGCTCTCCGACCGGATCGGACGCCGCCCCGTGCTGTGGATCGGCGCCCTGAGCACCGTCGTCCTGGCCGCCCCGGCGTTCCTGCTGATCGGCGTCGGCGAGATCTGGTCCACCCTGGCCGGCCTTGCCCTGATCGCCTTCCCGGTGACGTTCTACGTGGCCAACCTGGCCTCGGCCCTGCCGGCCCAGTTCCCGACGGCCAGCCGCTACGGCGCCATGGGCATCGCGTACAACTTCTCGGTGGCCATCTTCGGCGGCACCACACCGTTCATCGTGGCCGCCCTGATCAACGCCACCGGCAACGACATGATGCCGGCCTACTACCTGATGGCCACCTCGGCGATCGGCGCAGTGGCGATTTACTTCCTCAAGGAGTCCGCCCAGATGCCGCTGCCGGGCTCCATGCCCAGCGTGGACACCCAGGCCGAGGCCCGCGAACTGGTCGAGACGCAGGACGAGAACCCGCTGATCGACCTCGAGCACATGGACATGCCGCTCACCCCGGCAGAGGCCACCGACGGCGACGCCGGCAAGGTTCCGGCCCCGGCCTAG